Proteins encoded by one window of Chondromyces crocatus:
- a CDS encoding STAS domain-containing protein → MSLEQQLSALELSILPTWVWDHERCRFPWANSKAVALWRASDRAELLSRDLSDLSASTRTRLENYLRAILDGQTVEEDWTLYPRGVPATMTLHGQGVRLDDGRTGILFQALPRQAGIDDSMVRGVEAVRHTSVLISLVDGEGHILFHNPAALRATHSATRLDALFPDPGISAAILRVLTGEHVPFSAEIPVGPPDDERLHLVEARATTDPVTGGRAVLVQQLDLTAQRKAEVEVEAQRRLIDELNRSLALVEQQRQQIVTLSAPILEVWEGTLAVPLIGLIDAARGDELAERLLPAISQRTAAKVILDLTGAEALDLEGAAALERLSRAVTLLGARPVLTGVRPEVARALIDAGIHAEGFVILRSLRQGLEACRAPAPAPSRARARP, encoded by the coding sequence ATGAGCCTCGAACAGCAACTCTCGGCCCTCGAGCTGTCCATCCTCCCCACCTGGGTCTGGGATCACGAGCGTTGCCGGTTTCCCTGGGCGAACAGCAAGGCCGTCGCGCTCTGGCGGGCTTCGGATCGGGCAGAGCTGCTCTCGCGGGATCTCTCGGATCTGTCGGCGTCCACGCGTACCCGCCTCGAGAACTACCTGCGCGCCATCCTCGACGGTCAGACCGTCGAGGAGGACTGGACCCTCTACCCACGCGGCGTGCCTGCCACCATGACGCTGCACGGTCAGGGCGTGCGCCTCGACGACGGCCGCACGGGCATCCTGTTCCAGGCGCTCCCTCGTCAGGCAGGCATCGACGACTCCATGGTGCGCGGGGTGGAGGCGGTCCGTCACACCTCCGTCTTGATCAGCCTCGTCGATGGGGAAGGACACATCCTCTTCCACAACCCTGCGGCCTTGCGTGCCACGCACAGCGCTACCCGCCTCGATGCACTGTTTCCGGATCCAGGTATCTCCGCGGCCATCTTGCGTGTCCTCACCGGAGAACACGTGCCGTTCTCGGCGGAGATCCCCGTCGGCCCTCCCGACGACGAACGGCTGCACCTCGTCGAGGCGCGCGCGACGACGGATCCGGTGACCGGGGGTCGAGCCGTCCTGGTCCAGCAGCTCGACTTGACCGCGCAGCGCAAGGCGGAAGTGGAAGTCGAGGCACAGCGCCGCCTCATCGACGAACTCAACCGCTCCCTCGCCCTCGTCGAGCAGCAACGCCAGCAGATCGTCACCCTCTCGGCGCCGATCCTCGAGGTGTGGGAAGGGACACTGGCCGTGCCCCTCATCGGCCTCATCGACGCCGCGCGCGGCGACGAACTCGCCGAGCGCTTGCTCCCCGCCATCTCCCAGCGCACCGCGGCCAAGGTGATCCTCGACCTGACCGGCGCCGAGGCACTCGACCTGGAGGGCGCTGCCGCCCTGGAGCGCCTGTCTCGCGCCGTGACCCTGCTCGGCGCACGCCCCGTGCTCACCGGCGTCCGCCCGGAGGTCGCGCGGGCCCTGATCGATGCGGGCATCCACGCGGAAGGGTTCGTCATCCTCCGCAGCTTGCGGCAGGGCCTGGAGGCCTGTCGCGCGCCGGCGCCGGCGCCATCGAGGGCGCGGGCGCGGCCCTGA
- a CDS encoding PQQ-binding-like beta-propeller repeat protein, producing MRWCKGCAAAVEGEPSENVRCPQCGADNPPLQLPPAVSPAVRMLAVGGMVALALGFAVLFFIQVEPPPDGTRPSRGALSARTPSRALRGLALEVYRDDLCFVDANGDGTLDPVVWMSDGKDQSRVAVVDGRTGEGIWASPAGKGRHVLGCADTDTILAGAGHASLRALDARTGAERWSVDLPGQPEALSVGEGCITVLSRGGVATGLQRATGAMIACPSAPTPDAFAGPRWDRTKNPRLVPVGELSLRLSAATEGAPKLTLEALKAGTVVWTRPLDARAPGASPELMLVVAGGIVIVAGSDGGGAGRMRFVGIDVGSGNVLYERPAGWAGPHIPAMDASDGRLVVIAGGSLRAIDIPTGEEAWQAVAPASLP from the coding sequence ATGCGGTGGTGCAAGGGGTGCGCGGCGGCGGTGGAGGGCGAGCCCTCGGAGAATGTCCGTTGCCCCCAGTGTGGGGCCGACAATCCACCGCTCCAGCTACCTCCAGCCGTCTCTCCCGCCGTACGGATGCTCGCCGTCGGTGGCATGGTCGCCCTGGCGCTCGGGTTCGCCGTCCTCTTCTTCATCCAGGTCGAGCCACCGCCGGACGGCACCCGCCCCTCGCGTGGCGCGCTGAGCGCCCGCACCCCCTCGCGCGCTCTCCGCGGCCTGGCGCTGGAGGTGTACCGGGACGACCTCTGCTTCGTCGATGCGAACGGGGATGGCACCCTCGATCCCGTGGTCTGGATGTCCGACGGAAAGGACCAGAGCCGCGTCGCGGTCGTCGACGGGCGCACCGGAGAGGGGATCTGGGCATCGCCTGCCGGGAAAGGTCGCCACGTGCTGGGCTGCGCAGACACCGACACCATCCTCGCTGGCGCGGGTCACGCCTCGCTGCGCGCCCTCGACGCGCGCACGGGCGCCGAACGCTGGAGCGTGGATCTCCCGGGTCAGCCCGAAGCGCTTTCCGTCGGCGAGGGATGCATCACCGTGCTCTCCCGCGGCGGCGTCGCCACCGGCCTGCAGCGAGCGACGGGCGCGATGATCGCGTGCCCCTCGGCGCCGACCCCAGACGCATTCGCCGGCCCTCGCTGGGACCGCACCAAAAATCCCCGCCTCGTGCCCGTCGGAGAACTCTCCCTGCGGCTCTCGGCGGCCACCGAAGGCGCGCCCAAGCTCACCCTCGAAGCCCTCAAAGCGGGGACCGTCGTCTGGACGCGCCCCCTCGACGCCCGCGCCCCCGGCGCCAGCCCCGAACTCATGCTCGTGGTGGCCGGAGGCATCGTCATCGTCGCCGGCTCCGACGGCGGAGGCGCGGGCCGCATGCGCTTCGTCGGGATCGACGTCGGCTCCGGCAACGTCCTCTACGAGCGCCCTGCAGGCTGGGCGGGTCCCCACATCCCCGCGATGGACGCCTCGGATGGACGCCTCGTCGTCATCGCCGGCGGCTCCCTGCGCGCCATCGACATCCCGACGGGCGAGGAGGCCTGGCAGGCCGTCGCACCTGCGTCGCTCCCCTGA